A single Bacillus sp. HMF5848 DNA region contains:
- a CDS encoding type IV pilus twitching motility protein PilT, with protein sequence MNIEAILRAAFEHKASDIHITVGVPPIFRINGELKKYGKEALNPQNIEDMTKAILPEAMWERFTENGELDFSYGIPGVSRFRINVYHQRSCIAMAARIIPTSIPTIDDLQLPSPLRKIVNKPQGLVLVTGPTGSGKSTTLAAMIRHMNETMRKHILTLEDPIEYLHKHGTCIIDQREVGFDTSSFANGLRAALRQDPDVIMVGELRDLETIRTAITAAETGHLVLGTLHTTSAPSTIDRIIDVFPSSQQQQVRIQLASVLEAIVSQRLFPTADKTGRRVAVEVLLNTPAVANLIRNEKVHQIQNVMQTNRSMGMVTLETSIVELLQSGVITKDVAEPFLQERKE encoded by the coding sequence ATGAACATTGAAGCTATATTACGTGCTGCCTTTGAGCACAAGGCATCAGACATTCACATAACAGTTGGCGTTCCTCCTATTTTTCGAATTAACGGTGAACTAAAGAAATACGGCAAAGAAGCCCTCAATCCACAAAACATTGAAGACATGACAAAAGCAATTTTGCCCGAAGCGATGTGGGAACGATTCACTGAAAATGGTGAGCTTGATTTTTCATACGGGATACCTGGTGTGTCACGCTTTCGTATAAATGTGTATCATCAACGTTCGTGTATCGCGATGGCGGCACGTATCATTCCAACATCTATTCCGACGATAGATGATTTGCAGCTACCATCTCCATTGCGAAAAATTGTCAATAAACCTCAAGGGCTTGTGCTTGTAACTGGTCCGACTGGTAGCGGGAAATCAACAACATTAGCCGCGATGATACGCCATATGAATGAAACGATGCGAAAGCATATTTTAACATTAGAAGATCCGATAGAATACCTTCATAAACATGGTACATGTATTATTGATCAAAGAGAAGTTGGCTTTGATACATCTTCTTTTGCTAACGGCTTACGTGCCGCGCTCCGTCAAGATCCTGATGTGATTATGGTAGGGGAGCTACGTGATTTAGAAACAATTCGTACAGCGATTACCGCGGCTGAGACGGGGCATCTAGTATTAGGGACTTTGCATACAACGAGTGCACCTTCGACCATAGACCGAATTATTGACGTCTTTCCTTCCTCACAGCAGCAGCAAGTGCGCATTCAATTAGCATCAGTATTAGAGGCAATTGTGTCACAAAGGCTATTTCCAACAGCCGATAAAACAGGGCGACGTGTAGCGGTCGAGGTTTTACTAAATACGCCAGCAGTTGCTAATTTAATCCGCAATGAAAAAGTTCATCAAATCCAAAATGTGATGCAGACGAACCGATCAATGGGAATGGTCACACTAGAAACCTCGATTGTAGAATTGCTACAGAGTGG
- a CDS encoding GspE/PulE family protein produces the protein METRKRLGDLLVESGLISIEQLNEALRDKSSEQKLGDILLDKGFITQQQLIEVLEFQLGIPHVSLYRYPFDYKLVSIIPKEIAKRNLLIPLKKENNKLFIAMADPMDFYAIDDIRLSTGFQVETAIATKDDIIRAINKYYDVDEHVNELLDDIPNENVKDEEIRDQDSPIVKLVNQILASAVQQKASDIHIDPQEKKVVIRNRVDGVLRTERTLPKNMQSVLTARIKIMANLDITEHRVPQDGRIKLTIDFHPVDLRVSTLPTVYGEKIVLRILDLGSAINDIERLGFNNVNLKRFEKLIKRPTGIVLITGPTGSGKSSTLYAALNALNDEQTNIITIEDPVEFRLEGINQIQVNEKIGMTFARGLRAILRQDPNIVMVGEIRDRETAEVAVRASLTGHLVLSTLHTNDALGTITRLVDMGVEPFLVASSLTGVVSQRLVRRVCRDCAQEELPSKMEQDIFKRRGITIEKVIRGKGCGICNMTGYKGRLAIHELLMINEELRKAIMNNEPFSRLREIAIKNKTIFLTDDGLIKVKKGYTTTEEVLRVVTPD, from the coding sequence ATGGAAACTAGGAAAAGACTCGGAGATCTTCTAGTTGAATCTGGCCTCATATCGATAGAGCAATTAAACGAAGCGTTACGAGATAAATCATCTGAGCAAAAGCTAGGCGATATTTTATTAGATAAAGGGTTTATTACACAGCAGCAGCTCATTGAAGTATTAGAGTTTCAATTAGGTATTCCTCACGTTAGCTTATATCGATATCCGTTTGACTATAAGCTCGTATCAATTATCCCAAAAGAGATTGCAAAACGTAATTTGCTTATTCCGTTAAAAAAGGAAAATAATAAGTTGTTTATTGCAATGGCTGATCCGATGGACTTCTACGCTATTGATGATATCCGTTTATCAACTGGCTTTCAGGTGGAAACGGCTATTGCCACAAAGGACGATATTATTCGGGCTATAAACAAGTATTATGATGTGGACGAGCACGTAAACGAGTTACTAGATGATATTCCGAATGAAAATGTGAAGGACGAAGAAATTCGCGATCAAGACTCACCGATTGTCAAGCTAGTGAACCAAATCCTAGCGAGTGCCGTTCAGCAAAAGGCAAGTGATATTCATATTGACCCGCAAGAAAAGAAAGTCGTTATTCGCAACCGTGTAGATGGTGTGCTGCGAACGGAACGCACGTTGCCAAAAAATATGCAAAGTGTTTTAACAGCACGGATAAAAATTATGGCAAACCTGGATATTACTGAGCATCGTGTGCCTCAGGATGGCCGGATTAAGCTTACTATTGATTTTCATCCTGTTGATTTACGTGTATCAACGTTGCCTACTGTTTACGGTGAGAAAATCGTATTGCGTATTTTAGATTTAGGTAGTGCGATCAATGATATTGAACGACTTGGCTTTAATAATGTGAACTTAAAGCGGTTTGAAAAGCTTATTAAAAGACCAACTGGTATTGTGCTCATAACGGGTCCAACTGGCTCTGGTAAGTCGTCAACACTATATGCTGCTTTAAACGCTTTGAATGATGAACAAACAAACATCATAACGATCGAGGATCCTGTAGAATTTCGTTTAGAAGGAATTAACCAAATTCAAGTGAATGAAAAAATTGGGATGACATTTGCGCGGGGATTACGCGCTATTTTACGTCAAGACCCAAATATAGTTATGGTTGGGGAGATTCGTGATCGTGAAACAGCAGAAGTAGCCGTACGTGCCTCTCTTACAGGACATCTTGTGCTTAGTACACTTCATACGAACGATGCGTTAGGTACTATTACGAGATTAGTAGATATGGGTGTGGAGCCGTTTCTTGTTGCATCATCGTTAACGGGCGTCGTCTCACAGCGACTTGTGCGTCGCGTCTGTCGTGACTGTGCACAGGAAGAATTGCCGTCTAAAATGGAACAAGATATTTTTAAGCGCCGTGGCATTACAATCGAAAAAGTCATTCGAGGTAAAGGCTGTGGTATTTGTAATATGACAGGCTACAAAGGCAGGCTTGCTATTCACGAACTTCTTATGATAAATGAAGAGCTACGAAAAGCGATTATGAACAATGAACCTTTTTCGAGATTACGAGAAATAGCGATAAAAAATAAAACGATTTTTCTAACAGATGATGGGCTTATAAAAGTGAAAAAAGGCTATACAACAACGGAAGAAGTATTGCGAGTAGTTACACCAGATTAA
- a CDS encoding G5 domain-containing protein codes for MNFFRLFLVIIINTAFIFSFSHFGALAYEKVWSQDVVFKEGTTLGSIPISGLNEEQAAQKVKEHIDGWYNSATISLQYQNTSTNVPLTAFLFNVEDSIAQVNDGKVNNLIVSMEDVKLTEAVTTMLTNENLVSVVQFENLNRDIIQAISLTLKQHITLDVHAYINQADLQQEKLSEGTVVFNKEDINMASWMATYSTITIPAQSQLSLLNTIASNTTFTDDELSVIASGIYKAILPTNFTILERHTSRTLPPYSELGYEAKVKQNDMDFVFYNPNQTDYQLKFTEVYNGLLVTLTGAPFMENYEVSLEDKQQFDPKTIIQYDVLLKKNETVVKEKGKPGLLIKVFRETYVNDELTKRDKLSEDFYPPVHRVEVYSISSNTPLNNTNRSEDSSVQDNSSNMPSQEKQDPTTQRDKSPEETWGTEGEITKGMPGVGDKDGN; via the coding sequence ATGAATTTTTTCCGATTATTTTTAGTCATTATTATTAATACCGCCTTTATATTTAGTTTTTCACACTTCGGTGCCTTAGCCTATGAAAAAGTATGGAGCCAAGATGTTGTTTTCAAAGAGGGAACGACACTTGGCTCAATCCCTATTTCAGGGTTAAATGAAGAGCAGGCAGCACAAAAAGTGAAAGAACATATAGATGGTTGGTATAATAGCGCAACTATATCACTACAGTATCAAAACACCTCAACAAATGTACCCCTGACCGCTTTTTTATTCAATGTCGAAGATAGTATTGCTCAAGTAAACGATGGAAAAGTTAACAATTTGATTGTTAGTATGGAAGATGTGAAACTGACAGAAGCTGTGACTACGATGCTAACAAATGAAAACTTAGTTAGCGTAGTGCAATTTGAAAACTTGAATCGAGATATTATTCAAGCTATTTCTCTTACGTTGAAACAACATATTACACTAGATGTACATGCTTATATTAATCAGGCGGATTTACAGCAAGAAAAGCTTTCTGAAGGAACGGTAGTGTTTAACAAAGAAGACATTAATATGGCGAGTTGGATGGCTACATATTCTACAATAACCATCCCTGCTCAGTCTCAGTTATCACTCTTAAACACAATTGCTTCTAATACTACTTTTACAGACGATGAGCTAAGTGTTATTGCATCAGGAATATATAAAGCAATTTTGCCAACAAATTTTACAATATTAGAGCGTCACACGAGTCGCACGCTTCCACCGTATAGTGAGTTAGGCTATGAAGCAAAAGTTAAACAAAACGATATGGACTTTGTTTTTTATAATCCAAATCAAACTGATTATCAATTGAAATTCACAGAGGTATACAATGGGTTGCTTGTAACATTAACAGGAGCTCCATTTATGGAAAATTATGAGGTTTCTCTTGAGGATAAACAACAGTTTGATCCGAAAACAATCATTCAATATGATGTGCTCTTGAAGAAGAATGAAACTGTTGTTAAAGAAAAAGGGAAGCCTGGTTTGTTAATTAAAGTGTTTCGAGAAACATACGTCAACGATGAGCTTACAAAGAGAGATAAGCTGTCAGAGGATTTTTATCCACCTGTTCATCGAGTGGAAGTGTACAGCATTTCATCAAACACGCCACTAAACAACACAAATAGATCTGAAGACAGTTCAGTTCAAGATAATAGTTCAAATATGCCTTCACAAGAGAAGCAAGACCCTACAACACAACGCGATAAATCCCCAGAAGAAACATGGGGAACTGAAGGTGAAATAACAAAAGGGATGCCAGGAGTGGGTGATAAAGATGGAAACTAG
- a CDS encoding PRC-barrel domain-containing protein, which yields MKKSTQIVGLPIISIAAGTQVGKVKSLVINPDKGSVDFLTIEHEDWQVSVKAIPFKKVVGIGEYAVTVESENAVIDLNEIPIANQLVNKKIKITNTKVMTRKGELIGEVNEYFVDEDTGLILGTSLNVQGRDVALASDSVLTFGKDIIIVKEDVASKFLDSVDYLVQQPESNNESFVDDLLPNEHEAALKEVANAIIEETEDEEVVQLKKKQIELLLGKELVKDVMNDNGEVLFHKGYVLQEDDIVKAQEAGPSLVVELSMSVNA from the coding sequence ATGAAAAAGAGTACACAAATAGTTGGCCTGCCCATTATTAGTATTGCTGCAGGTACACAAGTTGGTAAAGTAAAATCATTAGTTATTAATCCAGATAAAGGATCAGTTGACTTTTTAACTATTGAGCATGAAGACTGGCAAGTAAGCGTAAAAGCTATTCCGTTTAAAAAAGTAGTAGGAATAGGTGAATACGCTGTGACAGTTGAGAGTGAAAATGCTGTTATAGATTTAAACGAAATTCCTATAGCAAATCAGCTAGTGAATAAAAAAATCAAAATTACAAATACAAAAGTTATGACTCGTAAAGGTGAACTTATCGGTGAAGTGAATGAATATTTCGTAGACGAGGACACAGGGCTTATCCTTGGTACATCGTTAAACGTACAAGGGCGTGATGTGGCTCTTGCGTCGGATTCAGTACTTACATTTGGGAAAGACATTATTATTGTAAAAGAAGATGTAGCGTCAAAGTTTTTAGATTCTGTCGATTACTTAGTTCAACAGCCTGAGTCAAATAATGAATCTTTTGTTGATGATTTGCTTCCTAATGAACATGAAGCAGCTCTTAAAGAGGTGGCTAATGCTATTATCGAAGAAACAGAAGATGAAGAAGTAGTACAATTAAAGAAAAAACAAATTGAATTACTTCTTGGAAAAGAATTAGTCAAAGATGTGATGAATGACAATGGTGAAGTGCTTTTCCACAAAGGTTATGTACTGCAAGAAGATGACATCGTTAAAGCACAAGAAGCAGGACCGAGCCTTGTAGTTGAGTTATCAATGAGTGTAAACGCGTAA
- a CDS encoding prepilin-type N-terminal cleavage/methylation domain-containing protein has translation MLKSKISEQNGATLLEVLISFAILSILLLSSMNFFLQSYKYTTQNKDKTTAVYLAQNVMNYMQKQSFMKMEGYVTYQLTKNPNKPLVELSMSLCNSPVTVSPINPLNHNERVSDVDNVFLFDDTARCQAVLTPIINNKQYTNDDIKIYIMPSVEQSDLDDLLNTSPNLPSLLKENLEANQNVTNLSFRTSLLHVFILINSENRNKAVLLEGTIVDESIR, from the coding sequence ATGTTAAAATCTAAAATTTCTGAGCAAAATGGCGCCACTCTTCTTGAGGTACTAATATCGTTTGCAATTCTATCCATTCTATTATTAAGTAGCATGAATTTTTTTCTACAATCGTATAAATACACCACGCAAAATAAAGATAAAACAACAGCTGTGTATTTAGCACAAAATGTAATGAACTACATGCAAAAGCAAAGCTTTATGAAGATGGAAGGATACGTAACATACCAACTAACCAAAAATCCAAACAAACCTCTAGTAGAACTATCAATGTCTTTATGTAACAGTCCCGTAACCGTATCGCCGATTAATCCATTGAATCATAACGAACGTGTAAGTGATGTTGATAACGTATTTCTTTTTGACGATACAGCAAGGTGTCAAGCTGTTTTAACCCCTATTATTAATAACAAACAATATACTAACGATGACATAAAAATCTATATCATGCCGAGTGTGGAACAATCTGACCTTGATGACCTTTTAAACACATCACCAAATTTACCATCTTTGTTAAAAGAAAACCTTGAAGCAAATCAAAATGTCACAAATCTATCATTTCGCACGTCGCTTTTACATGTGTTTATATTAATAAACAGTGAAAATAGAAATAAAGCAGTGCTTTTAGAGGGGACGATAGTTGATGAATCAATTAGGTAA
- a CDS encoding PilW family protein, whose translation MNQLGKWIKNESGVTLLELLVALSVSSIILSAIYGTFLTGVKVYKKIAIEAQLRDEADYIVANLLNVLYENHPDHIVLDSSSLKLFNYKATTINQKEVIENTFDESISASIIINVQNKLSDTGALLGEEIVVQTKDISNTYSNQILNSNHIVVNNINSNKIIDFTCSNPMASYCNQGIITIQFSISDSRYNDPNSMLYVEPIEFISEFGY comes from the coding sequence ATGAATCAATTAGGTAAATGGATAAAAAATGAAAGTGGGGTTACATTACTCGAGCTTTTAGTTGCCTTATCCGTTAGTTCCATCATATTGTCAGCTATATACGGAACGTTTTTAACAGGCGTAAAGGTTTATAAAAAAATAGCCATTGAAGCTCAACTTCGAGATGAAGCCGATTATATTGTCGCTAACCTGCTAAATGTACTGTACGAAAACCATCCGGATCATATTGTTCTCGACTCGTCTAGTTTGAAACTATTCAATTATAAAGCAACAACAATTAATCAAAAAGAAGTAATAGAGAATACATTTGATGAGTCTATCAGTGCTAGTATCATAATAAATGTACAAAATAAGCTGTCTGATACCGGTGCTTTGTTAGGCGAGGAAATTGTGGTGCAAACAAAAGATATTTCTAACACGTACAGCAATCAAATACTTAACAGCAACCATATCGTAGTAAATAATATAAATAGTAATAAAATAATAGATTTTACTTGCTCTAATCCAATGGCATCTTACTGTAATCAAGGCATTATTACGATACAATTTTCTATTAGTGATAGTCGTTATAATGATCCTAATAGTATGTTATACGTAGAACCTATCGAGTTTATTAGTGAATTTGGCTACTAG